The Acropora palmata chromosome 10, jaAcrPala1.3, whole genome shotgun sequence genome contains a region encoding:
- the LOC141894655 gene encoding protein phosphatase 1 regulatory subunit 42-like: MTKTRAFFKKHFLTRPFDFNMGKISFEMIAKSPSHTKKRRDETVQQYVRRLTHLYFSEKNIDEIDNLYHCRNLSVLYLYDNNISKIKNLGFASNLTHLYLQKNEITKIEGLDKLRRLTKLYLGSNSITVVEGLENLENLQELHIEKQNLPPGEKLLFEPRSLQALSKSLCVLNISENNIDSMEELKCLKSMTQFYSENNCLTDMKELSKVLAVWSSLRRLELTGNPLCNKKKYRDRVIVMSKSMVTLDGKEINETAKRFLLNWKASRDARRQQRRQFHFLEGGTSSNLVSESSKAFSSIPSLPLIQGLVNPSNDNVIGIPHSDALPRGTRPLAAIMQTRVPNSTLVNMKPVQDVSQSRFPSIFAPAHPIMSEGNWESDSDIHSGPPLPLQT, from the exons ATGACAAAAACTAGAGCTTTTTTTAAGAAACACTTCTTGACGAGACCATTTGATTTCAACATGGGGAAAATATCTTTCGAAATGATAGCTAAATCGCCAAGCCATACAAAGAAAAGGAGAGATGAAACTGTTCAACAATATGTTCGGAGACTGACTCATCTAtatttttctgaaaagaacATCGACGAGATT GATAACCTTTATCATTGTAGAAATTTATCAGTTCTCTATCTTTATGATAATAACATTTCAAAGATCAAGAATCTTGGATTTGCAAGCAACCTTACGCACTTGTACCTTCAGAAGAATGAAATAACAAAGATAGAAGGACTAGACAAACTCAGAAGATTGACAAAGTT ATACCTTGGTTCGAATTCAATCACCGTTGTCGAAGGGTtagaaaatttggaaaacttaCAGGAGctacacattgaaaaacagaACTTACCACCTGGGGAAAAATTGCTCTTTGAACCAAGATCACTTCAAGCTTTATCG AAATCCTTGTGTGTACTCAACATATCAGAGAACAACATTGATTCCATGGAGGAGTTGAAATGCTTGAAAAGTATGACACAGTTCTATTCAGAAAACAACTGCCTAACAGATATGAAG GAACTGTCTAAAGTACTGGCTGTATGGTCATCATTGAGGAGACTTGAACTTACAGGGAATCCTTTGTGCAACAAGAAAAAGTATAGAGATAGAGTGATAGTGATGTCGAAATCTATGG TTACGCTAGATGGCAAGGAAATCAATGAAACAGCTAAAAGATTCCTCTTGAACTGGAAAGCAAGCAGAGATGCCAGGAGACAACAACGAAGACAATTCCACTTCCTGGAAGGAGGGACATCTTCCAACTTAGTCTCTGAATCATCCAAGGCATTCTCTAGTATCCCCTCCCTGCCACTGATCCAAGGCCTTGTGAACCCTAGTAATGATAATGTCATAGGAATTCCACACTCTGATGCTCTCCCAAGAGGAACAAGACCACTGGCTGCTATAATGCAAACAAGAGTTCCAAACTCCACTTTGGTAAACATGAAACCAGTGCAAGATGTTTCACAATCAag